From Stigmatella erecta, one genomic window encodes:
- a CDS encoding site-specific recombinase yields MRYAPRAPGHAAVRDLCRLLYVIPSEDREARDAWVERCIAWLREPRSASGLHEEEEPQPLAASRLKLLVRVLEGERATRLALSRLVGAVCAEAHGLKLFAQVGLGDHPGLLSELADRVLHRLLPTPPDPERFSDLLHLFPKPGDVSWLESLPAGTLARLLAMVGEPPPPLPDPGMVFRAYLVDALTLLGARIAAQGLTEEVRDRSPGLAFRASPFLRLRRACDSVLARNAAPDTLQELEAAVVGCRSVTDTVTQHLETSGLSVQLVYRLDSIRGGLERMEAIARVLGAAPGEDRCREGLTLILHLLRQAHEERSVRELAQTHLRLMARTTIERVGHSGEHPLISTRTEFHGMVHSASGGGLLAALTAALSLFIGKLSLAPFFEGLLSTLNYASSFVAMQFLGFTLAARQPSMTAAMLAGALGGKAPRPGRMERLEELIPCLTRSQLAALLGNLSCVLLASVGLTLVFHQFTGRPLLEPRQAQAVIASLHPWRSATLAWAALTGVLLWASSLASGWLENFFVYRRLPEALAHHRGLQRLLGNTGAHDFAGFMLRHVAGLGGGVTLGLLLALVPEVGSFFGLPLEVRHVTLSLGSLALAGGALGAQSVLTWGFLAALLGTLGIAALNIGVSFALALTVALRARDVSSQESWRLMRWVGLRLLKEPRSFLLPPASTPAPMAPPEPVAAPAQTEG; encoded by the coding sequence GTGAGGTACGCCCCGCGCGCCCCGGGGCATGCGGCGGTGAGGGACCTGTGCCGCTTGCTGTACGTCATCCCCAGCGAGGACCGGGAGGCCCGGGATGCGTGGGTGGAGCGCTGCATCGCCTGGTTGCGAGAGCCGCGCTCCGCCTCCGGCCTCCACGAGGAAGAGGAGCCGCAGCCCCTGGCCGCCTCCCGGCTGAAGCTGCTGGTGCGCGTGCTGGAGGGCGAGCGCGCCACGCGGCTGGCCCTGTCGCGGCTCGTGGGCGCCGTCTGCGCCGAGGCGCATGGCCTGAAGCTCTTCGCCCAGGTGGGGCTCGGAGACCACCCGGGCCTCCTCTCCGAGCTGGCGGACCGCGTGCTGCACCGGCTGCTGCCCACGCCCCCCGACCCGGAGCGCTTCTCCGACCTGCTGCACCTGTTTCCCAAGCCCGGGGATGTCTCCTGGCTGGAGTCGCTGCCCGCGGGGACGCTGGCCCGGCTCCTGGCCATGGTGGGTGAGCCGCCGCCCCCGCTGCCCGACCCCGGCATGGTGTTCCGGGCCTACCTGGTGGATGCGCTCACGCTGCTGGGCGCGCGCATCGCCGCCCAGGGCCTGACCGAGGAGGTGCGCGACCGCAGCCCGGGCCTGGCCTTCCGCGCCTCGCCCTTCCTGCGCCTGCGCCGCGCCTGCGACAGCGTGCTCGCCCGGAACGCGGCGCCGGACACGCTCCAGGAGCTGGAAGCCGCCGTGGTGGGTTGCCGCAGCGTGACGGACACCGTGACCCAGCACCTGGAGACCTCCGGGCTGAGCGTGCAGCTGGTGTACCGGCTGGACTCCATCCGGGGCGGCCTGGAGCGCATGGAGGCCATCGCGCGGGTGCTGGGCGCCGCGCCCGGGGAGGACCGCTGCCGCGAGGGGCTGACGTTGATCCTCCACCTGCTGCGGCAGGCCCACGAGGAGCGCTCCGTGCGCGAGCTGGCGCAGACGCACTTGCGGCTCATGGCGCGCACCACCATCGAGCGCGTGGGCCACTCGGGCGAGCACCCCCTCATCTCCACGCGGACCGAGTTTCACGGCATGGTGCACTCGGCCTCCGGAGGGGGCCTGCTCGCCGCCCTCACCGCCGCCCTGTCCCTCTTCATCGGCAAGCTGTCGCTGGCCCCCTTCTTCGAAGGCCTGCTCTCCACGCTCAACTACGCGAGCAGCTTCGTGGCGATGCAGTTCCTGGGCTTCACGCTGGCCGCCCGGCAACCGTCGATGACGGCCGCCATGCTCGCGGGGGCCCTGGGCGGCAAGGCCCCCCGGCCAGGGCGCATGGAGCGGCTGGAGGAGCTCATCCCCTGCCTCACCCGCTCCCAGCTCGCGGCGCTCCTGGGCAACCTGAGCTGCGTCCTGCTCGCCTCGGTGGGGCTGACCCTGGTCTTCCACCAGTTCACGGGCCGCCCGCTCCTGGAGCCCAGGCAGGCCCAGGCGGTGATTGCCTCCCTCCACCCCTGGCGCAGCGCCACCCTGGCCTGGGCGGCCCTGACGGGGGTGCTGCTGTGGGCCTCCAGCCTGGCCTCCGGCTGGCTGGAGAACTTCTTCGTCTACCGCCGCCTCCCCGAGGCCCTGGCCCACCACCGGGGCCTCCAGCGGCTGCTGGGAAACACCGGGGCCCATGACTTCGCGGGCTTCATGCTGCGCCACGTGGCCGGCCTGGGCGGCGGGGTGACGCTGGGGCTGCTGCTGGCCCTGGTGCCCGAGGTGGGCTCGTTCTTCGGCCTGCCCCTGGAAGTCCGTCATGTCACCCTCTCCCTGGGCTCCCTGGCGCTGGCCGGAGGCGCGCTGGGCGCCCAGTCCGTGCTCACCTGGGGCTTTCTGGCCGCCCTGCTGGGGACGCTGGGCATCGCCGCGCTCAACATCGGCGTCTCGTTCGCCCTGGCCTTGACGGTGGCCCTGCGGGCGCGGGACGTCTCCTCCCAGGAGAGCTGGCGGCTGATGCGGTGGGTGGGGCTGCGCCTGCTGAAGGAGCCCCGCTCGTTCCTCCTGCCCCCCGCCAGCACGCCCGCTCCCATGGCCCCGCCGGAGCCCGTGGCCGCGCCTGCCCAGACCGAGGGCTGA